The bacterium DNA window AGCGGCGCGCCGGTCGTGATGCCGCCTTCCAGCCCTCCGGCGTTATTGGACGATCGCTTGTACCCCCCACTTCGGGATGCGTTCGGGTCCCGCTCGAACTCGTCGTGCACCGCGGAGCCCGGGCGGCGCGCCCCCTCGAAGCCGAGGCCGATCTCGACGCCCTTGATCGCCTGGATGGACATGAGGGCCTGGGCCAGACGGCCGTCGAGCCGGGTGTCCCAGGCGACGTGGCTGCCGAGGCCGACGGGCACGCCCCGGGCCACGACCTCGAACACGCCGCCGAGGGTGTCCCCCGCGGCCCGAGCCTCGTCCACCGCCTGGACCATGCGGGCCTCCGCCTCGAGATCCAGGGTTCGGAGCGGGGACTCGTCGGCGGCGGCGTTGATGTCCTCGGGCAGCGGGTCCGGGGGGCTCGCCTCGACCGGGCCCAGCGCGATCACGTGGCTGCCGATGGTGATGCCCAGCTCGGCGAGCAGCCGCTTGGCCACAGCGCCGGCCGCGACGCGGGCGGCGGTTTCCCGGGCGGAAGCGCGCTCGAGGATGTCGCGCGCATCGCTGCGGGCGTACTTGAGCACGCCGACGAGGTCGGCGTGGCCCGGCCGGGGCAGGTGGACGCGCTTGAGCTTCTTCTCGTCCACGTCGGGGGCCGGCGGCTCGTGGGCCATGGCGGTCTGCCAGTTCTCCCAATCGCGATTCCAGATGAGCATCGCGATGGGCGAGCCGAGCGTCTCGCCGAAGCGCACGCCGGAGATGAACTCGACCCGGTCCCGCTCGATGCGCATCCGGCCCCCGCGGCCGTAGCCGGCCTGGCGCCGCTTCAACTCGGGGTCGATGTCCCTCTCGGCGATCAACGAGAGCCCCGCCGGCACGCCCTCGACGAGCGCGACGAGTCCGCGGCCGTGGGATTCTCCCGCCGTCCGGAAGCGGAAATGCATGTGCGATCCTCGGTTCCAACAAGTGAAGAGCCCGACCGAGGCCGGGCTCAGCGTACGAGCAACCTCCGGTATATAGGAGGATGCCCGGCGGCTTGTCCAGGCTCCGCGCAGGCCCGGAAGGAGCGACGCCGTCCTTGCAACGAGGCGGCCGGGGTGGGCGGGGCGCCGAAACCGCCCGCCCTCCCCGGCCGCTCCTCCCCCGGCCCGGCGACCGCAACCGCGCGCTCGGGGAGCCCGCCGGTCAGCGCACCGAGTCCTTCACGATGTGCGGCGTGACCATGATCAGGAGGTCCCGCTTGACCTCGCGCTGCTTGGTCGTGCGGAACAGGGCACCGATGCCCGGGATGTCCATGAGGATCGGGATCCCGCTCTGGCTCTCGGTCTTCTCCACCAGGGTCAGGCCGCCGATGACCACCGTCTCGCCATCCTTCACGAGGACCTGAGTCTGCGACTCCTGCGTCTGGAACGTGAGGCCGATGTCCGACGGGGCCAGCGCGATGTTGGACCGCTCCGCGTGCAGGTCGAGCAGGATGTGGTCACCCGTGACGTGCGGCTTCACCCGCAGGATGACGCCCGTCTCCTTCATCTGCACGGTCGCGCGCGGCGGGACGCCCGTCCCCGTAGTGGCAGCGCTCCCCACGTCGATCACGCGGATCGGCGTCTCCTCGCCCACCTGGATCCGGGCCTCGACGTTGTCCATGGTCTTCACGACCGGGTGAGCCTGGATGTCCGAGAGCGAGACCTGACGCAGCGCTTCGATGAAGCTGATGAGGGAGAAGCGGCCGAGCGCCAGCGACGTCAGGATCTGGAGCGCCGGCGCCGCCAACCGGTCGTTGGCGTTGGCCAGGGCGGCGACGGACTCGCCGCCGAAGTTGACGAAGTTCTGCTGGAACAGCTCGCTCTCCTGCATCACCCCGTCGCCGTTGCTGTCGATCCAGACCCGGGTGATCTGGTTGAGCGAGTTGCCCGGCAGGCCGTTGCCCGGCCCCTCGATGTCCTTGAGGTCGTAGACGAAGCCGAGCTCCTCGAGCGAGGTGCGATCCACGTAGATGATCTTGGCCGCGATCGTCACCTGGGGCCTGCGCACATCGAGCTGCATGATCGCCGGCTCGATGCGGTCGAGGACGGAGCGGGCGTCCGTCACCACGAGGGCGTTGGCGGTGGGGTTCGTCGTCACCTTGCCCCGCTCGCTGAGGAACGCCTCGACCGTCTTCACGAGCGAGTCCGCAGGCACGTAGCGGATCGGGAACTGGCGCGTGACGAGCTCCTCGACCTTCTCGCGCTCCCGGAGCTTCTCGTTCTTGTCCACGCGGATGATGCCGCTCTCGGTCTCGACAGCGGCGAGCGAGTGGGAGATCAGGATCTCCCGGAGCGCCACGTCCCACGGCTGGTCACGGATGTCCGCAGTGACCGTGCCGCTCACGTCCGCACCCGCCACGATGCTGCGCCCCGAGAACTCGGCGAAGGTCGCCAGCACGTCCTGTATCGGCGACTCCTGGAAGTACACCGTGATCCGCGGCTCCTGGCTGAGCTGCTGCGGGCTCCGATACGCGCCCGCGGGGGGCAGCGCCGTGCGGCGGAAGTCCGAGGCTTCCGCAGCCCCGGGCGCGGCAGCGGCAGCGGGCCGCACGGCGGCCGAGCTCCCCGGCTCGACCGCCCGCGCCGCGGGCTGCGTGGCCGCCGTGGGCTGCGCGGCCGGAGAAGCCGTCTCCGCGATCGTCAGCGTGCCCGTGTGCCAGCGCTCGAAGGGACCGGCCGGGTTGGGGAACGTCACCACGATCCGGTCGTCCTGCTCCTCGACGGAGTAACGGACCGGCGCAGCGAGCTCGAAGACGACGCGCACCACGGAGGCCTGGAACTGGCTGGTCCGGATGGAGCGGATCCCGCCCCGATCGATCCCCATGTAGCGGTCGCGCGGCAGTGCGTGCCTGGCCCCCTTGATGTCGAGAACGAGGCGCGTCGGGTTCTCGAGCGTGAAGTGGCTGACCGAGGCGGGGCCGTCCAACGCGATCACGACCTCGGTGTGATCCTCGACCGGCGCGACGCTCACGCCCCTGACGGACGTCAGGCCCGTGAGGACCGCCATCCAGAGCGCGATGAGAGCGTTCATGTCTACGCTCCTTCCTGTTCCTTACGCTTCAGTTCCAGGACTTCCTGACGGACCACGCCGAAGTTGTTGACAGCGAAGAGGACCCGCCTGGGACCGACGTCGAGGACCCGGGCATTGCCCACGGTCTCGCCGCGGCGTACGCGATAGATCCTGTTGTCGGGCCCGGCCAGCAAGGCGACGCTGCGCCCCGGCTCGGGCGAGTAGATGATGCCGCGCAGGGTGAGCTCCTCGAACCGCGGTCCGTCGCTGACGTTGAGCGGCGAGAACGGGTCGCGCCGATGGGTGAGCGGGTAGCTGAAGACCTCCCGCTCGAACACCAGATCGATCTCACCGGGCGCCCCCTGGGCGTTGGCAACGCCGCCATCGGCTCGGGTGGCCCGGGCTTGCGGTTCCTGCTCCCCGGATTGTTGGGCCCCGAGCCGCTCCGCACTCGCACAGAGCAGCAGGGCCAGGAGCATCACGGGGAGTGTGGCGTCACGTGCTCGCATCGGTCCTCCGCTCGACCGGCGCCGGCGCCGGCAGGATGTACGTCTGGATCTTGAACTGCGCGTCGAGCTTCATCCGCCCCAGCTTGTCCGTCTCGTTGCGCGGCTTCAGCTCGAGCTCGACGGGCGTGACGATGCGGGGCAGCGACCCGACGGCGGTCAAGAAGCGGCCGACGTCGTGGTACGCGCCGATCACGCTCATGGCGTAGACCTGCTTGGTGTAG harbors:
- a CDS encoding chorismate synthase, translated to MHFRFRTAGESHGRGLVALVEGVPAGLSLIAERDIDPELKRRQAGYGRGGRMRIERDRVEFISGVRFGETLGSPIAMLIWNRDWENWQTAMAHEPPAPDVDEKKLKRVHLPRPGHADLVGVLKYARSDARDILERASARETAARVAAGAVAKRLLAELGITIGSHVIALGPVEASPPDPLPEDINAAADESPLRTLDLEAEARMVQAVDEARAAGDTLGGVFEVVARGVPVGLGSHVAWDTRLDGRLAQALMSIQAIKGVEIGLGFEGARRPGSAVHDEFERDPNASRSGGYKRSSNNAGGLEGGITTGAPLVLRAAMKPLSTLMKPLRSVDLRTGEAARAAIERSDVTAVPAAAVVGEAMVAIVLADAVLEKFGGDSMTELRRNFYGYLEQIRDGRTAGAWAPSAAD